In Candidatus Methylacidithermus pantelleriae, a genomic segment contains:
- a CDS encoding MoaD/ThiS family protein — MAKVRILAFAEARELLGEGEIWVEASLSESPRLILQRLYPDKIQKLSSWRVAVDRQYWEWDRPVGTAEEIAVIPPVSGG; from the coding sequence ATGGCCAAGGTTCGTATTCTTGCTTTTGCCGAGGCTCGGGAGCTTCTGGGAGAAGGGGAGATTTGGGTAGAAGCAAGCTTGTCCGAATCTCCGCGCTTGATTCTGCAACGACTGTACCCGGATAAGATCCAAAAACTTTCGTCCTGGCGAGTGGCCGTGGACCGGCAGTACTGGGAGTGGGATCGGCCGGTGGGTACTGCGGAAGAAATTGCGGTCATTCCTCCGGTAAGTGGGGGATAG
- the moaA gene encoding GTP 3',8-cyclase MoaA codes for MSFSQPIRLVPHGLRNGSAVDRRKVNYLRISITDRCNERCLYCMPEKYAGWVPRDELLSYEEILAIVKVGVSLGFRHFRVTGGEPLVRPGVVGFVERLIGLPGVETVSLSTNGTRLPELAEGLWKAGLRRVNVSLDALDPQRYREITRGDIDPVLEGIELCRKLGFSSLKINTVLLRNRNEEEIWPLAKFAASRGLVIRFIELMPVTRSDMLAEENFFSVEEAKRSLEKYDRLEPVNLKLGLGPAKYFRLARLGGIVGFIGAISDSRFCDGCNKMRLTADGKLRPCLGDHAEWDLKPCVRPALDRVRLKECWEAALAAKPLAHSFREGYQPGRVMTAIGG; via the coding sequence GTGAGTTTTTCCCAACCCATTCGCCTTGTTCCCCATGGTTTGAGGAATGGTTCGGCGGTAGACCGTCGGAAGGTCAACTACCTTCGGATTTCGATCACCGACCGCTGCAACGAACGCTGTCTCTACTGCATGCCGGAAAAGTACGCCGGCTGGGTGCCTCGCGACGAGCTATTGAGTTACGAGGAGATCCTCGCAATCGTGAAGGTGGGTGTATCGCTGGGGTTCCGCCATTTTCGCGTGACCGGGGGCGAACCTCTGGTCCGGCCGGGCGTGGTAGGGTTTGTGGAGCGACTGATCGGACTTCCGGGAGTCGAGACGGTGTCTTTATCGACCAATGGGACCCGGTTGCCTGAACTGGCTGAGGGGTTGTGGAAAGCCGGGTTGCGAAGGGTTAACGTGAGCTTGGATGCACTTGACCCCCAGCGCTACCGGGAGATCACCCGCGGAGACATCGATCCTGTGTTGGAGGGGATTGAGCTATGTCGCAAGCTTGGCTTTTCCTCGCTTAAGATCAATACCGTGCTTTTGCGAAACCGGAACGAGGAAGAAATCTGGCCCCTGGCAAAGTTTGCAGCCAGCCGGGGTCTTGTGATCCGGTTTATTGAGCTTATGCCCGTGACCCGAAGTGACATGCTTGCGGAGGAGAATTTTTTTTCGGTTGAGGAAGCCAAGAGGTCTTTGGAAAAGTACGATCGGCTCGAGCCGGTGAATCTCAAGCTGGGTTTGGGCCCGGCAAAATACTTCCGGTTGGCTCGTCTTGGGGGAATTGTAGGATTTATCGGGGCAATTTCGGATTCTCGTTTCTGCGATGGATGTAATAAGATGCGTCTGACGGCCGATGGGAAACTCCGCCCTTGTTTGGGGGACCACGCGGAGTGGGATCTTAAGCCTTGCGTTCGGCCGGCTCTCGACAGGGTGAGGTTGAAGGAATGCTGGGAGGCCGCGTTGGCAGCCAAACCTCTGGCCCACTCGTTTCGAGAGGGATACCAGCCGGGAAGGGTGATGACCGCCATTGGAGGGTAG
- a CDS encoding molybdenum cofactor biosynthesis protein MoaE produces MEISVRLTSHPLESWELSFPLDGSSGVVLVFYGVVRREEQNHWIEALHYEAYETMAKEELFRICQELGKRYPCQRVEVVHRVGKVPVGEASLGIRVFARHRSEALGLLTELVDRLKERVPIWKAPCTINNS; encoded by the coding sequence ATGGAAATCTCGGTCCGGCTGACCTCCCATCCGTTGGAGTCGTGGGAACTTTCCTTTCCTCTGGACGGGTCTTCGGGGGTGGTTCTGGTCTTCTACGGTGTCGTACGCCGGGAGGAGCAAAACCACTGGATTGAGGCTCTCCACTACGAAGCGTATGAGACGATGGCCAAGGAGGAGCTTTTCCGGATTTGCCAGGAGCTAGGCAAACGATATCCCTGCCAGCGAGTGGAGGTGGTGCACCGGGTGGGGAAGGTGCCTGTTGGGGAAGCTTCTCTTGGGATCCGAGTTTTTGCCCGCCACCGCAGCGAGGCCTTGGGGTTATTGACCGAGCTTGTGGACCGGTTGAAAGAGCGCGTGCCCATCTGGAAAGCGCCCTGCACCATCAACAACTCATAG
- a CDS encoding DUF1844 domain-containing protein has product MSEGYLSQQELSQRFMGLVVRLAQEALYLLRGGSGEGPVSLRLEEARAIIDGLEALQVRVAGNVTEEERSLLEGVLTQLRLVFVEAVTRGSEAKPAGKAQESAVAQEVPSGESGKEQAPAGEELGRKRFVKKYGPGE; this is encoded by the coding sequence ATGAGCGAGGGTTATCTTTCGCAACAGGAACTTTCCCAGAGATTCATGGGGCTGGTCGTGCGGCTCGCACAGGAGGCGCTTTACCTTCTGCGGGGTGGGTCCGGGGAGGGTCCTGTGTCATTGCGATTGGAGGAAGCCCGGGCGATCATTGACGGACTTGAGGCTTTGCAAGTGCGGGTTGCAGGGAATGTGACAGAGGAGGAACGGAGTCTTTTGGAGGGGGTGTTGACCCAGCTGCGGCTTGTCTTTGTGGAGGCGGTGACGCGAGGGTCTGAAGCAAAACCCGCGGGGAAGGCCCAAGAATCCGCTGTGGCCCAGGAGGTTCCTTCTGGGGAGAGCGGCAAAGAGCAAGCTCCGGCAGGGGAGGAGCTTGGACGTAAGCGGTTTGTTAAAAAGTATGGACCAGGCGAGTAA